In Arachis stenosperma cultivar V10309 chromosome 1, arast.V10309.gnm1.PFL2, whole genome shotgun sequence, one DNA window encodes the following:
- the LOC130936394 gene encoding mitochondrial uncoupling protein 2-like: MSDPNSASQISFAQAFFCSAFAACFAEFCTLPLDTAKVRLQLQKKVGIDEEVGLPKYKGLLGTMKTIAREEGISALWKGIVPGIHRQCVYGGLRIGLYDPVKTFLVGSAFVGEVPLYHMILAALLTGALAITVANPTDLVKVRLQAEGQLPPGVPKRYSGAMDAYSTIVRQEGLGALWTGLGPNIARNAIINAAELASYDQVKMTILKIPGFTDSAFTHLLAGLGAGLFAVFIGSPVDVVKSRMMGDSTYKSTFDCFLKTSFNEGFLAFYKGFLPNFGRVGAWNVIMFLTLEQAKRFFSG, from the exons TTTTGTACTCTTCCTCTGGACACAGCTAAGGTCAGgcttcaactccaaaagaaggtTGGGATTGATGAAGAAGTAGGTTTACCTAAGTACAAGGGCCTGCTGGGGACAATGAAGACCATTGCTCGAGAAGAGGGTATATCAGCTTTGTGGAAAGGCATTGTTCCTGGTATTCATCGCCAATGTGTGTATGGAGGCTTAAGAATTGGGTTATATGATCCT GTCAAAACGTTTCTTGTTGGTAGTGCATTCGTTGGAGAGGTTCCTTTGTACCATATGATACTTGCTGCTCTGTTGACTG GTGCTCTGGCAATCACGGTTGCTAATCCAACTGATCTGGTCAAAGTTAGACTTCAAGCTGAAGGCCAGTTGCCACCAGGGGTACCTAAGCGTTATTCTGGTGCCATGGATGCTTATTCTACTATAGTGAGACAA gAAGGATTAGGGGCCTTGTGGACTGGGCTTGGGCCAAACATAGCAAGGAATGCAATTATAAATGCTGCTGAACTAGCTAGCTATGATCAAGTGAAAATG ACGATTTTGAAAATTCCAGGGTTCACAGACAGTGCATTTACTCACCTTTTAGCTGGCTTAGGTGCAGGTCTTTTTGCTGTCTTTATTGGTTCTCCAGTTGATgtg GTGAAATCTAGAATGATGGGCGATTCAACCTACAAAAGTACGTTTGACTGCTTTCTCAAGACTTCATTTAACGAG GGATTTTTGGCCTTCTACAAAggtttccttcctaattttggtCGAGTAGGAGCCTGGAATGTGATTATGTTTCTTACCCTTGAACAA GCCAAGAGATTTTTCAGCGGATAA
- the LOC130938228 gene encoding protein GRAVITROPIC IN THE LIGHT 1, which produces MTRKVSNFSDLIQRVTANCLLHPLAAGRYDAAGGDKEDNSSPSETEENRYEEEGEEESSDEDEEVFEDEENDEEFFEEEKMVGARVLKVKQMESIMEEVFETVSSMKRAYVSLQEAHSPWDPERMRVADVAVVAELRKLTVLRERFRRSSDGGGKQRRKRRGNRGGGGVSVREVVAPYEAVVEELKKEVKAKEVEVKNLREKLESAVAISSNGSGEKKPGRSQSKRKLGIQAIAAAPTPELFEATMAQVRDASKSFTSMLLSLMHNAHWDITAAVRSIEAATASTNNYHTSTTSIVSAHHAKYALESYISRKIFQGFDHETFYMDGSLSSLLNPDQFRRDCFTQYRDMKSMDPAELLGILPTCHFGKFCCKKYLAIVHPKMEESLFGNLEQHNQVQAGNHPRSEFYNVFLGVAKAVWLLHLLAFSLNPAPSQFEASRGAEFHQKYMDSVVRFSGGKVPAGQIVGFPVNPGFKLGNGSVIKARVYLISRT; this is translated from the exons ATGACGAGAAAGGTCTCCAACTTCTCCGATCTGATCCAGCGAGTCACTGCGAACTGCCTCCTCCACCCCCTCGCCGCCGGGAGGTACGACGCCGCCGGCGGGGACAAGGAAGACAACTCGTCACCGAGCGAGACCGAGGAAAACAGGTacgaagaagaaggagaagaggaaaGCAGCGACGAAGACGAGGAAGTGTTCGAGGATGAGGAGAATGACGAGGAGTTCTTTGAAGAAGAGAAAATGGTAGGAGCGAGGGTTCTGAAGGTGAAGCAAATGGAATCGATAATGGAAGAGGTTTTCGAAACGGTGTCGTCAATGAAGAGAGCTTACGTTAGCCTCCAGGAGGCACATTCCCCGTGGGACCCGGAGAGGATGAGGGTTGCTGACGTGGCAGTGGTGGCGGAGCTCAGGAAGCTCACAGTGTTGAGGGAGCGGTTCCGCCGGAGCTCCGACGGCGGCGGAAAacagaggaggaagaggagagGAAACAGAGGCGGTGGTGGCGTGTCGGTGAGGGAGGTGGTGGCGCCGTACGAGGCGGTGGTGGAGGAGCTGAAGAAGGAGGTGAAGGCGAAGGAGGTGGAAGTTAAGAACCTCAGAGAGAAGCTTGAGAGTGCTGTTGCTATCTCTAGTAATGGCAGTGGTGAAAAGAAGCCTGGGAGATCTCAATCTAAGAGAAAATTAGGAATTCAAG CAATTGCAGCAGCTCCTACACCGGAACTCTTTGAAGCAACAATGGCTCAAGTAAGAGATGCATCGAAGTCCTTCACGTCCATGCTGCTTTCTCTCATGCACAATGCACATTGGGACATCACAGCTGCAGTTCGCTCCATTGAAGCAGCCACTGCCTCCACTAACAACTACCATACCTCAACCACCTCCATCGTCTCGGCTCACCATGCCAAGTATGCCCTTGAATCCTACATCTCCAGGAAAATCTTCCAAGGATTCGACCATGAGACCTTCTACATGGACGGCAGCCTCTCTTCCCTGCTCAACCCTGACCAGTTTCGCCGTGATTGCTTCACTCAATATCGGGACATGAAGTCAATGGATCCTGCTGAGCTCCTTGGCATCTTACCGACATGTCACTTCGGAAAGTTCTGCTGCAAGAAGTATCTCGCCATTGTCCATCCCAAGATGGAGGAGTCCTTGTTTGGTAACTTGGAGCAGCACAATCAAGTCCAAGCAGGAAACCATCCTAGGAGTGAGTTCTATAATGTGTTTTTAGGAGTTGCAAAGGCTGTGTGGTTGCTTCACTTGCTAGCATTCTCACTCAACCCTGCACCTAGTCAATTCGAGGCAAGTCGTGGAGCAGAGTTCCATCAGAAGTACATGGACAGTGTAGTGAGGTTTTCAGGTGGGAAGGTGCCTGCTGGCCAAATCGTAGGGTTCCCCGTTAACCCTGGATTCAAGCTTGGTAATGGGTCTGTTATAAAGGCTAGAGTTTATTTGATATCCAGAACGTAA
- the LOC130974175 gene encoding uncharacterized protein LOC130974175, protein MGATPFHRSILEVRLPKHFDKPTDMRYDGTQDPLEHLTAFEARMNLEGVGDEVRCRAFPVTLAGPAIRWFNGLPQGSIYNFSDISRAFLAQFTTRIAKAKHPINLLGPVWTMHEIQTVAKEYINDEEVSRVVAANKRQSGYGQARQSGGDGERAKEKAREEASNKAPRPFPRVGKFTNYTPLTLPIVEVYQQIAEKGILPKPRPLKDCTGGNKNLYCDYHKGYGHQTQDCFDLKDALEQAIREGKLAAFSHLIREPRRRYREQDEEGKTRSTKRRQEPEDGDHGLTVINVVTAKNTAPKSRSAHKKDAKVLAISSPPVQSTKKPPSISFGPEDQWFSDAPENPPMVITARDADLTTHQHGVIGLGDHFIKPDGVISLPISVGQMQGRRSAMAEFVILRDSTAYNIILGRKTINDFEAIINTKLLVMKFVTDDGSIGTIRGDLETAVACDNASLSLRKKSKEASGVFLADLDARVEDKPRPEPEGDLEKFSINDEGEKFTFVNKNLPHELKEPLIEMIRANRDLFAWTPADMPGIDPQIISHHLAVKPEARPVAQRRRKMSAERAEEVAKQTAGLLEAGFIREVDYSTWLSNVMHSSTLRRGTGI, encoded by the exons ATGGGCGCCACCCCGTTCCACCGATCTATCCTCGAGGTCCGGCtgccgaaacacttcgacaagccaacggacatgaggtacgacggaACTCAAGACCCTCTAGAACACCTCACGGCCTTTGAGGCCAGGATGAATCTAGAGGGAGTAGGCGACGAAGTAAGATGCCGCGCCTTCCCGGTGACCCTAGCAGGACCAGCGATCagatggtttaacggcctccctCAAGGTTCCATCTACAATTTCTCAGACATCAGCCGCGCATTCCTGGCTCAATTTACAACGCGAATAGCAAAGGCCAAGCATCCTATCAACCTTCTCGGG CCGGTTTGGACAATGCATGAAATCCAAACGGTGGCCAAAGAGTACATAAAcgacgaggaagtcagccgagtAGTGGCTGCCAATAAGCGTCAGTCCGGTTACGGCCAGGCTCGTCAGTCCGGTGGCGATGGGGAGAGAGCGAAAGAAAAGGCTAGGGAGGAGGCATCAAACAAAGCACCTAGGCCGTTTCCTCGAGTCGGGAAGTTTACTAACTACACTCCCCTCACCCTCCCCATCGTGGAGGTCTATCAACAAATAGCTGAAAAGGGAATTCTTCCGAAGCCCCGACCACTCAAGGACTGCACGGGTGGAAACAAGAACCTTTATTGCGATTACCATAAGGGATATGGCCACCAAACACAGGACTGTTTCGACCTGAAGGATGCATTAGAACAAGCgataagggaaggaaagctagcagcgTTCTCCCATCTCATCAGGGAGCCGAGAAGGCGCTATCGTGAGCAAGACGAGGAAGGCAAGACACGCTCGACCAAGCGGCGACAGGAGCCCGAAGACGGAGACCACGGCCTCACTGTAATAAACGTGGTAACGGCAAAAAACACTGCACCGAAGTCCCGGTCGGCACACAAGAAAGACGCCAAGGTTCTGGCGATCTCATCTCCACCGGTGCAGAGTACCAAAAAACCTCCGTCCATTTCTTTTGGCCCAGAAGACCAATGGTTCAGCGACGCCCCGGAAAACCCTCCCATGGTCATAacggccaga GATGCCGACCTGACGACTCACCAGCACGGGGTTATCGGGTtaggcgaccacttcatcaaaccaGACGGAGTCATTTCACTACCAATCTCGGTGGGACAGATGCAAGGCCGAAGATCGGCGATGGCCGAGTTCGTAATCCTCCGAGACTCCACagcctacaacatcatcttgggaagaaaaaCAATCAATGATTTTGAAGCCATAATCAATACCAAGTTGCTAGTCATGAAGTTTGTCACCGATGATGGATCCATAGGGACCATAAGAGGAGACCTCGAGACGGCGGTCGCttgtgacaacgccagcctttCCCTCAGAAAGAAGTCCAAGGAAGCATCTGGCGTATTCCTAGCCGACCTTGACGCCAGAGTTGAGGACAAGCCGAGGCCGGAACCAGAAGGGGACCTGGAAAAATTTAGCATCAATGACGAAGGGGAAAAGTTCACTTTCGTTAACAAGAACCTCCCACATGAGCTGAAGGAGCCTTTGATTGAAATGATAAGAGCCAACAGGGACTTGTTCGCATGGACaccagccgacatgccgggcatagatccACAAATCATCTCACATCATCTAGCCGTCAAGCCGGAAGCACGCCCAGTGGCTCAACGGAGAAGAAAAATGTCGGCGGAAAGAGCAGAGGAGGTAGCCAAACAAACGGCcggcctcctagaagcaggcttCATACGAGAAGTGGACTACTCGACGTGGCTCTCAAATGTG ATGCACTCGTCGACGCTGCGGCGGGGTACCGGTATCTga